The Hemicordylus capensis ecotype Gifberg chromosome 5, rHemCap1.1.pri, whole genome shotgun sequence nucleotide sequence CATGTAGCAAAGCACAGGTAGGCTCAGCTGCATGTGGAGATGGAAGACACTAACCACATGGCACATGGGTTGGTGGTGGCCATGGAttgccaggtggagggatggctgtccaggcagTCAAATCTTCACCAGGGGTTTATGGTGACCAACAATGCTCTGAACATAGTGAAGGAATCTGAGCAGCTTCATTTTGTGTCTATCCcttgtgtggcacacactctgaacctgttCAGGTGGGATGCGCTTGGCCTTTCTGGGGCTAAGGCCAGGCAAGACATTCTTACTGAGTGccagtctgctgctgccatggctgctcttgtggacaggTGCCGCAGGATAGCAGCTTACTTCCGCTGGAGCAAGAAGGGTAGGTAGATGCTCAAGGAAAGGCAGCTTGTGCTCGGCCAAACTGCACCTGATCTGTCAGGATGTTCCGACCCGGTGGAACTCCAACTTTCTCTTGTTCTCAGCACCTGCgggagcaagagctggccatccaCGGCCTGGCAAGGAggcgtggcttggaagtgtgcagcCTATCCACCCGGGACTGAGCCCTTATTTCTGAGCACTCGAGagctgttctttgttgccacaaacagcttgtgcacCGAGGCAGCAACGCTGCGCCAGGCTTTGCCCGCCGCTGTTCTCCTAGAGAAGACAATGGGTAAGCTCCAGTCCACACTGAACACTGgggaagcaatcaccttggcaggttggctgaggactggaatGATGGATCAGCTCAAGACACCCTTGGGTGATTCAGCAGTGCATATTTTGTCCTGCCTCTGTGACCCAAGGGTGAAGGGAAAAGatctgccagtgatgttactgcagcgcaggcactgtggctagcagtggattctggatcagtgattcttttttggcctgactttgaaatatgtgttctgtgttgcGAGGGACAGATTCCCCACAAgcgaaatgggcaagcagatgatTTTAAACTAATTTGTAATCTTTTCCCAAACTCCCCATAggttcctatgggggtttgggggaaaggttaggggttttttttttattgcccgcttgcccatttcttttctgggttgggtggtagatagtacccatcatgccctaccacaccattcactttggtgtctctaggagttaaccatagggaacaatggggtgtttagagtaccccattgttccctatggccagaacactaAAAACATTCCATGTTTGTTCTGTCAAGGCTGGCTGTTTTGACGGAACAAATTCAAAAGTTTTTGGCCATCTGCggttcattttgagctcaaaacaaaatgcaaaatttgtttcgtgcacatccctaagaaagAGTTTATGTATAGTACATGCCTCCTGCTTCTCTCTGTCTCTGAAAGCACCCCAGAAAGATACACCGATATTTTTGCCAGGATGAGTGGTAATTTCACCTTGCTTTGTACTTTAAGCCAATTGGAATAACAGTAACAATAGAAATCCTAAAAATATGCTTGCTTGTACCTAAGACATGGGTTCCCCAGATAATATGGCATGAATACATTTACAAATATCTATCCATCAATCCAGTTAGTATATCTCGTAGGCcactgttcttcactgcaaggtcTGAGAGCCAGTGGCAGCCCTCGACAGttctaagtgtggctccctgacgaATGGTTTATTGGACCTGTgagaagctttggccaaagctgaatactctgcatagtccccctggcaccatgcagaggctaCCATTTTCGCAGTGCAGTTCTGTATGTTGCCCAGCTTCAgtggggcttctttaagggaaacagccCTTTGGAGCCCCTCAATTATTTTGGAAGGTGTGCACGGAGTGCTAGAAAATGAAGCCCTTCCCAACGCAatacagtgagaaatggctctcaatTTGAAGTGTGgctttgccaaagtggcctctgcttgaaaaatagtgaggatCACTGTCATAGGCATTTCCCCCAATACTgagcacgagagagagagagagagagagagagagagagagagaggaagaaggggaagcagCAGGATGGGAACAGTCCCCACAGGTAAAGCATCCTCTATGCATCTGCAGCAACCAACAACATGGAAGAAAGAAGCCCAAGCCCCCAGCCAGGAGGGAAGGTCTTACTGATTCCAAGTGCTCGAGTGATGCCGAGGACCCTGCATCCAATGGCTGGTGGAGGCCAAGCATACAAAAGGAATAAAAAGGAAGTTATCAATCAAGTGGGAGAACAAACTCAGGCAGAAAAGACAACTACAGAACTACCTGCCTGTTCTCAGTAAGAAAATATGCTGAGTGCTCCGCTCACTAGCAAACTAATTCAGAACTACCTGTGATCTGAAGAGCATCCTTGTCTGAGGAGAGATTGCTGAGCACACAGCATACTTATTCACATTACCCGACAAAGAAATAGGGCCTTCTAAACACCCATTTTTAGAACTCCCTCCCAAAAGAATACCTTTAACCTATTCTGTTATATGTTTCAGAGGATAACATTGTTGTGATATGCTTTGAGCGGCAGTGGCTGAACTTTGAATTTGGTTATTGATTTTTAACCTGAGAAGGGGTGATTTTCTTAGttgcttttgttttgattttagcCATTTCTAAAATTGCTCTATTTCATTTGATTTTATTGTTGCCATGTGCTTTTATTATAGCTGCAACGTTGCCCAGCTCATTTAGTGGATTAGTCAGATTGGTCTAAAAGATGTTCCTgattaacatttattttaaatgttgcttCCCAATAAGGacatatattaaaaataaccaaaaatgttggggtggggagcacatGCCATCTTGGTATTCCTCCTCTCTCTtacacaggagggaatgcctcttctgcgCTAATGCATGCATAATCTAAAAATGAAGCAATAATGCTTTTTTCTCCAGAATGATTACATCCTCCATATGCAGACTCAATCtaataattaaaagattaaaacccATGTGATGAATTGACTGGATTTTGTTTAACTGGGAGATACTCTCATTTGTATTATTACAAACATTCTAAGCCTATCCTGAGGGCTCAATGGAGCTTTGTGGAAGGACATACATTTAAAaaggttatttatttaatatatttgtgtcTCTACAAGCTTGAGATTGCTCACAACTATCATCAGAAATGACAtaactgcaaaaaaataaaataaaaaccataaaaccaaaCTCCGCATGATGAACCTGGCTTTGATCTGTTTGACATTGTtggctccattttaaaagggcCAAACTCTGTTTTGGCAGCCAGCAAACAGTCAGCCCTAAGGGTTATATGGCTTTTGTTACCTGCCACCAAAGCAACAAATCTTGGTTCTCTACTCCCGCTGGCCTACTTTATTGTTGTTCCATCAACTATAGGTGATGTAAATGCTCTAGAGGAATTTCCTCATTCTTGTCAGACTACCTCAGGGAAGTGTAAAATAGAAATTCTGTCCTTCCTGATCTTAATTAATAACTGTCAGGACACACTTTGAAGTCATAATCACTAATCACTTCCAGGGCATGCTTTGAAGGCCCAGTCTTTCTGAATCTATGGTTAGTGCCTAGATCTGAGATGATCTGTAAACCCCACTTATATCACCTTTAGCTCCATCATGGAAAAGAGGCAGAATACTCAATGCCAACCTTGTAATCAAGCCTTCCAAATGTATACACCCACACATTTTTTACTTGCAGGATCTGAGGGCATTAGAGAGGTTAAAtatgtttaaaactgtttttcaCCACGCCTCTGTGAAttcaacctttattacggtcagagaccagcataaaatatcaTATACAGATTAAGTGTTAAAGGGATTGATAGTAATTATGGATTGCAAATCATAAAATTCACAAAAAGTTCAAAAACTAAGAATGATTATGtttataaaatagataaaataatcaCATGTTAATAACACGTTAATActaaaaaagcttttaaaaaggatAATAAACTAACTAATACTATTTCTAttataaaagattttaaaaactgagaaaaTGATCAATAGGGGGGCATAAAATATTAATACAACCAAGCAAACCCATTTAAAAATTGCAAAAAGCAATAAAAGCAAGAATTATAAAAGGCATTAAGAACAATAAAATCAAAGAAAAGGGAGACACGAGCAAATACAAAGTCTATCCAAAGTCACCGGAATTCAGACTGGggctaaaagggctcacagcccgTCAACCTCTGACAATTGCCACCACACaaaacctggcaacactgtatgTAAATGGCAGGCTACCATGCCTCTGTGGGCAGAGGCTGCTTCAACAGCCCTGAAGTGCTAATAACATTCCCAGTGGCCAGCTTATGTTGgtcaccatttcccccctctctagAATGTGCCAGGAAATGACTCTGCATCACACTGTGGGGTCATTTGCTAGGATAAATTATGGCTGGGACAAGTCGGCTGCTAGCAATATTATTAAGCATTGCTGAAACAGACACTACCTACAGAGACATGACaacaaacagttttttaaaaatacataatttcTTCCAGTGCCACTCACCCCCCAAACAATTCCACCAGTAGTGGAATCCAGTGGTGACCACCAGGCAAATGGTTAAAGAAAAGATGGCTAAATGAAATAAGACAAATAATGATTCCATATCTAGTGTGCTTGAAACCTCATCTTAGAATAAGCTTTCGCAATTGGCTGTTAACAGGCCCTGCCTCTTGCACTGTTACATGTAAGTCATTAAGGCTAATCACATGAccagaggtggggagggcagggggaaggctgtgctgaattgacctccccccgcccacaccaGACGATTGCTGGCTTACCCTAGCTGCATGGTCCGGGTGttaacacacacacctgcagtctcaggagctgtgtggcatcgggtatcccacaatgcaatgcacaatGAACACAGTGCATTAACGGAATCccctgggtgctctaggcacctgtctctgtgcctGCATGGGCTGCAAACAGCCCAGGTGACCACACGAgcagttagccagggttaagggtgcactcttAAGCCCTGGTTAAAAGCCAGGGCAGAAAGCCCCGGGTTTGACAGCACCGCACCGCCAggcttgatcctggcagttctcatgcgcagcctgggcttccctagcctgggttaggctgagtgtgagaatagcttcattgactgGTCCATGACACTATGGCTGGGTGGACACCCTTTACCTCaatctgtaataataataaataatcataataaataatcataataaataatatttgtatGAACTGTATTAAGAGGCCTATGAATTTGAACCATTGTGCGTACCTATGAGCTGAATCACTCTTCTGCACTATATATTACTGTAGTACAGGAGTCAAATAGTTTGGTTTTATATGAGGAGGTAAGCCACTTCCAAATGCCTAGAGGTCTAAAAGAAAAGTAGAATGGCTCATTTGGGATGATCGCAAGTAATAACTGCCATTTTTGGTGAGAATTTTCAGTATGAACCAGGCTGAGAGTGCAAAGTTAGGAGCTTAATAACGAGTTTTTCTTGGTTTTGTGTTTCCTTACACACTCACCAATAAAAATAAACTCAAttctctaaaaaagaaacaacacaATATATTGCAGCCAGCAGCTTATATTGCCCAGATGTACAGCATCCCTTTACTGACCAAAGGCTCTTTTACAGCTCTTCCTAAAGGCCAGAAGCGATTAACCTCACCTaaggtggcgcagtggggaaatgcttgactaacaagcagaaggttgccggtttgaatccccactggtactatattgggcagcagcgatacaggaagatgctgaaaggcatcatctcaaactgcaaggaaggaggcaatggtaaacccctcctgtattctaccaaagaaaaccacaggactctgtgggcgccaggagtcgaaattgacttgatgacacactttaaaTTTCACCAAACAATGATCACACACATTCAAGCCTACCCATAAGGACTATACCCCTTTACATTAAAGCTCAGATCTTCATTATGTTCAATTAGAATCCCAATTAAGCACTAATTCTGGGCTTGCAAAATATACATTGATGCAGTATTGCCTCCGGCTCACATGCTCCCTCTGTGAGGGAATCACAGAGTCAATAAGTACTTCCATGGCTGGTTCAGCAGCAAACCAGACTCTGATCCTGCTTTGCAGGAAAACCATGGTTGGTACAAATAATAGTTGATCTGGCTTGGACAAAATGGCAAACCATGATCAGCCATTAAACTAGATGCAGAACCTTCTTATTGccacaagcaaggaaggaggaaaggaaaagggaaggagagagtgtACAAGCCTGAAATGTGTGCTCATTatcctaaaccatggtttagtgttgTTTAATAGCCATACTTTAAAAGGGGCCAATTTCtgtggttgctgcattttgaaaggatgaaccacaattatctggtCGTTGCAGACAAACACTATAACTATGAACAGTGTGGGGCGGGGTGCTTCAGACCGCTTAAACTCAGGGGCGCAGTTGCTAGTGCACTCAAAGGGATGCTGCATGTGAGCGTCCTCAGTTTTGATAACATAAAAACACGGCTTAGGCCTTTCAGAGTCCAGGAATTGGGGAGCAAACATATTTTCTGTCTTAGAAGGTACTCACCTTGAACACCTGGTCCAGTGTCAGATAGCGGTTAGCTTCAGGGTGAATAGTCCAGAAGGAGATTTTGCCATTGGCAGATGTCTCCCGAACAAACATATCATGAAGGGAAAGATTGTGTCGTATGGAATTCTGGATGGGAGAGGAAAAATTTTTCAGTTACTGAACAAAGGTGAATTATTCAGGTGAAGTCCTGGAAACCCTGAAACGCTTTGATTTTCATCCTTTTGTACGTACATCTATGGCCTAATTAACATGATTAGCAGATGGCGAAAGTGAAATTGTTCCTGGCCTCTaacacatgagagagagagaaagagaatgaatgATTATAGGTAGCTGAATGTGTGATCTAATGAAAGGAGTTGTATTTGAGGGGACATTTGGTGACTGGAGAGTTCTGTTAGTGATTGATGTGTGATGGCTAATTCACATATGCAAACCTTCATGATGTTGGAGTTATCTAGTAATGACCATGCATGAATGAAGCAGGCTGTATTCTTCATTTACCATTCATTCTAGTTACCACCACAAGCTTTTTGTACTTACCTTCAAAGTTCTCCATGGCCTtgccccttcctcctttccttccctcctccatcccctATTCAATTATACTTCTTCCCATGACCTTAGCCACTCCAGGTCCATGACTCTCAACCATCCACAGGTCTCCTGTTTCCTCAGATGTCTCTGTGTTTTCTCCCTTGTTGGCCCTTACGCTTGGAACTGCATCCTTGCCTGATGCCTCTCC carries:
- the LOC128327619 gene encoding uncharacterized protein LOC128327619 isoform X2, which translates into the protein MLKERQLVLGQTAPDLSGCSDPVELQLSLVLSTCGSKSWPSTAWQGGVAWKCAAYPPGTEPLFLSTRELFFVATNSLCTEAATLRQALPAAVLLEKTMATNNMEERSPSPQPGGKVLLIPSARVMPRTLHPMAGGGQAYKRNKKEVINQVGEQTQAEKTTTELPACSQ